A window from Flavobacterium sp. 83 encodes these proteins:
- a CDS encoding YifB family Mg chelatase-like AAA ATPase, translating to MLVKVFGSAVFGVEATTITVEVNIDKGIGYHLVGLPDNAIKESSYRIAAALKNNGYAMPGKKITINMAPADLRKEGSAYDLTLTIGILVASGQINAEDVDKYIIMGELSLDGSLQPIRGALPIAIKAKEEGFKGFFLPKQNVKEAAIVAGLDVYGVENVQEVIDFLEGKGTLEPTTIDTRAEFYKTLDFPEFDFSDVKGQESIKRCMEIAAAGGHNIILIGPPGAGKTMLAKRLPSILPPMTLREALETTKIHSVAGKLKEVGLMNQRPFRSPHHTISNVALVGGGSYPQPGEISMAHNGVLFLDELPEFKRDVLEVMRQPLEDREVTISRAKFTVTYPSSFMLVASMNPSPSGFFNDPDSPQTSSPHEMQRYLSKISGPLLDRIDIHIEVTPVPFDKLSEDQKAESSVDIRKRVTAAREIQTERFEQMENIHYNAQMNTKHIREYCALDDVSKQLLKTAMERLNLSARAYDRILKVARTIADLDAAPTVVSSHIAEAIQYRSLDRDGWLG from the coding sequence ATGCTAGTTAAAGTTTTTGGAAGTGCCGTTTTTGGAGTCGAAGCCACAACGATTACCGTCGAAGTAAATATTGATAAAGGTATTGGATATCATTTAGTAGGATTGCCTGATAATGCTATAAAAGAAAGCAGTTATCGAATTGCGGCAGCGCTTAAAAATAATGGGTACGCCATGCCCGGAAAAAAAATCACCATCAATATGGCTCCCGCTGATTTGCGCAAAGAAGGCTCTGCGTATGACTTGACTTTAACTATCGGAATTTTGGTGGCATCTGGACAAATCAATGCCGAGGACGTTGATAAATACATCATTATGGGAGAACTTTCCCTTGACGGCAGCCTTCAACCGATACGTGGTGCTTTGCCAATTGCGATAAAAGCCAAAGAAGAAGGTTTTAAAGGTTTTTTTCTTCCAAAGCAAAATGTGAAAGAAGCCGCAATTGTTGCCGGATTGGATGTGTATGGAGTTGAAAATGTGCAGGAAGTAATTGATTTTCTTGAAGGAAAAGGAACGCTGGAGCCAACAACAATTGACACGAGAGCCGAATTTTATAAAACCTTAGATTTTCCTGAATTCGATTTCTCGGATGTCAAAGGACAGGAAAGCATCAAGCGTTGTATGGAAATAGCGGCTGCTGGAGGACATAATATTATCTTGATTGGCCCGCCAGGAGCCGGAAAAACAATGTTAGCCAAGCGTTTACCCAGTATTTTGCCGCCCATGACGTTGCGTGAAGCGTTAGAAACAACTAAAATTCATAGTGTTGCAGGAAAACTAAAGGAAGTAGGTTTAATGAATCAACGTCCGTTTCGCAGTCCACACCATACAATTTCAAATGTCGCTTTAGTGGGCGGTGGAAGTTATCCGCAGCCAGGCGAAATTTCGATGGCGCACAATGGCGTTTTGTTTCTGGATGAATTGCCAGAATTCAAACGTGATGTTTTGGAAGTGATGCGTCAACCTTTGGAAGATAGAGAAGTGACGATTTCTAGAGCTAAATTTACGGTTACTTATCCGTCCTCGTTTATGCTGGTGGCAAGTATGAATCCGAGTCCGAGTGGTTTCTTCAACGATCCGGATTCGCCACAAACTTCATCGCCACACGAAATGCAACGGTATTTGAGTAAAATCTCGGGACCTTTATTAGATAGAATTGACATTCATATCGAAGTGACTCCTGTTCCTTTCGACAAATTATCCGAAGATCAAAAAGCAGAAAGCAGTGTTGATATTCGGAAAAGAGTGACTGCAGCACGAGAAATTCAAACCGAACGCTTTGAGCAAATGGAAAACATTCATTACAATGCCCAAATGAATACCAAACACATTCGGGAATATTGCGCTTTGGACGATGTTTCCAAGCAATTATTGAAAACCGCCATGGAGCGATTGAATTTATCTGCTAGGGCCTACGATAGGATTTTGAAGGTAGCACGCACGATAGCCGACTTAGATGCTGCGCCAACAGTCGTTTCGTCTCATATTGCCGAAGCGATTCAATATCGAAGTTTGGATCGTGATGGTTGGTTGGGTTAA
- a CDS encoding ammonium transporter translates to MRKIILSVILITILVLSIFSIHLFTESSTLGAHVVALKLDTGDTAWMIVATALVLLMTPGLGFFYGGMVGKKNVISTVLQSFMAMVIVTVLWVVVGFGLCFGPSIGGFIGDPMPNLFFQGVSANTAWELAPTIPMILFALFQAKFAIITPALITGAFAERVRFWAYLLFMVLFILFVYAPLCHMTWHPDGLFFGWGVLDFAGGTVVHMSAGWAALAGAMFLGKRKVQKSNPARITYVLLGTGLLWFGWFGFNAGSAVGAGSLAAQALGTTTVAAAAAAMGWVFLDKILGHKLSAMGACIGAVVGLVAITPAAGFVSIPHAIAIGIIASIVSNLVVSKFPKGKIDDALDVFACHGVGGMVGMLLTGVFASKSVNAIVGDNQGLIFGDATLFLIQLKALVLVSVFAFSVSYFLFFIVNKITPLRVSEEKEELGLDISQHGEYL, encoded by the coding sequence ATGCGAAAGATTATTTTAAGTGTGATATTGATCACAATTCTAGTATTATCCATTTTTTCAATTCATCTTTTTACTGAATCTTCAACACTGGGTGCACACGTTGTAGCATTAAAATTAGATACCGGTGATACTGCTTGGATGATAGTTGCTACTGCTCTAGTATTATTAATGACTCCAGGACTTGGATTCTTTTATGGCGGAATGGTTGGCAAAAAGAATGTCATTAGTACTGTATTACAAAGTTTCATGGCTATGGTTATAGTTACCGTATTATGGGTTGTTGTTGGATTTGGATTATGTTTTGGACCATCAATAGGTGGATTTATAGGTGACCCTATGCCAAACTTATTTTTTCAGGGAGTAAGTGCTAATACTGCTTGGGAATTAGCTCCAACGATTCCAATGATTTTGTTTGCTTTATTTCAAGCTAAATTTGCAATTATTACACCAGCCTTAATTACTGGAGCTTTTGCAGAACGTGTTCGTTTCTGGGCATACTTATTATTCATGGTATTATTCATACTATTTGTTTATGCTCCATTATGTCACATGACATGGCATCCTGATGGATTATTCTTCGGATGGGGTGTATTAGATTTTGCCGGTGGAACTGTTGTACACATGAGTGCTGGATGGGCTGCTCTTGCTGGAGCAATGTTCTTAGGAAAAAGAAAAGTACAAAAATCAAATCCTGCTCGTATTACTTATGTATTATTAGGAACAGGTTTATTATGGTTCGGCTGGTTCGGTTTCAATGCTGGATCTGCTGTAGGAGCTGGAAGTCTTGCTGCTCAAGCTTTAGGAACTACTACAGTTGCTGCTGCTGCTGCTGCAATGGGTTGGGTATTTCTTGACAAAATTCTTGGACACAAACTTTCTGCAATGGGAGCTTGTATTGGGGCTGTTGTAGGTTTAGTAGCTATAACACCTGCTGCAGGATTCGTAAGTATTCCTCATGCTATAGCAATTGGTATTATTGCTAGTATTGTAAGTAACCTTGTAGTAAGTAAATTCCCTAAAGGAAAAATTGATGATGCTTTAGATGTATTTGCTTGTCACGGTGTTGGAGGTATGGTAGGTATGCTTTTAACTGGTGTATTTGCTTCAAAATCTGTAAATGCGATTGTAGGAGACAACCAAGGTTTAATTTTTGGTGATGCTACTTTGTTTTTAATTCAATTAAAAGCATTAGTTCTTGTTTCAGTATTTGCATTTTCTGTATCGTATTTCCTTTTCTTTATTGTAAATAAAATTACTCCTTTAAGAGTTTCTGAAGAAAAAGAAGAATTAGGTTTAGATATTTCTCAACACGGAGAATACTTATAA
- a CDS encoding PH domain-containing protein, whose translation MGLFNAILGNASEVTIENVSKEFEPILIDGEIIEKAYKVIKDMFIFTNKRLILVEKQLVGTKVDYMSIPYSSIKKFSKESAGILDMDAELKIWLKGEDTPISKQFGKGGNNINEVYKILSLHTLK comes from the coding sequence ATGGGACTATTTAATGCCATTTTAGGCAACGCATCAGAAGTTACTATCGAAAACGTTTCAAAAGAATTTGAACCTATTTTAATTGATGGTGAAATAATCGAGAAAGCATATAAAGTCATTAAAGACATGTTTATTTTTACCAATAAAAGACTGATTCTAGTAGAGAAACAATTAGTTGGAACTAAAGTCGACTATATGTCAATTCCTTATTCAAGTATAAAAAAGTTTTCAAAAGAAAGCGCTGGTATACTGGATATGGATGCTGAATTAAAAATTTGGTTAAAGGGTGAAGATACTCCCATCTCAAAACAATTTGGAAAAGGAGGAAACAATATCAATGAGGTTTATAAAATTTTAAGCCTGCATACCTTAAAGTAG
- a CDS encoding pseudouridine synthase, giving the protein MLEILYQDEYIIAINKPSGLLVHKSFYARDAKVYAIQELRNQIGGQHVYPIHRLDRKTSGVLLFALDKEVLKIMNDRFATREVEKKYLAILRGWSPEELTIDYDLTNDDGITQNAITYFHRLQTTEIELEFNNKPTSRYCLVEAIPETGRMHQLRKHFKHIFHPILGSRPHGCNKQNKLWLEHFEVKGMMLHAHQLIFNHPITNEPLILNAKINEEFSRVGTILNLDLNTYE; this is encoded by the coding sequence ATGTTAGAAATTCTTTACCAAGACGAATATATTATTGCAATTAATAAACCAAGTGGATTATTGGTCCACAAATCGTTTTATGCGCGCGATGCAAAAGTTTATGCGATTCAAGAATTGAGAAATCAAATAGGAGGGCAACACGTTTATCCTATTCATCGGTTAGATCGCAAAACATCTGGTGTCTTGTTATTTGCGTTGGATAAGGAAGTTTTAAAAATTATGAATGATCGTTTTGCCACACGCGAAGTCGAAAAAAAATATTTAGCAATTTTACGTGGTTGGTCACCCGAAGAACTAACGATTGATTATGATTTAACCAATGATGATGGCATTACACAAAATGCTATAACCTACTTTCATCGTTTGCAAACTACCGAAATTGAGTTAGAATTTAACAATAAACCAACTTCACGATATTGTTTGGTAGAAGCGATACCTGAAACGGGACGCATGCATCAATTACGAAAACATTTTAAACATATTTTTCATCCCATTTTAGGAAGTCGGCCACATGGTTGTAACAAACAAAATAAATTATGGTTGGAGCATTTTGAAGTGAAAGGAATGATGCTTCATGCACATCAGTTAATTTTTAATCATCCCATAACAAATGAACCACTTATCTTGAATGCAAAGATTAATGAAGAGTTTAGCAGAGTAGGTACTATTCTTAATCTGGATTTGAATACGTATGAATAG
- a CDS encoding pseudouridine synthase: MLEILYKDEYIIAINKPSGLLVHKSFYARDAKVYAIQELRNQIGGQHVYPIHRLDRKTSGVLLFALDKDVLKIMNDRFATREVEKKYLAILRGWSPEELTIDYDLTNDDGIIQNAITYFHRLQTTEIELEFNNKPTSRYCLVEAIPETGRMHQLRKHFKHIFHPILGSRPHGCNKQNKLWLEHFEVKGMMLHAHQLIFNHPITNEPLILNAKINEEFSRVGTILNLDLNTYE; the protein is encoded by the coding sequence ATGTTAGAAATTCTGTACAAAGACGAATATATTATTGCAATTAATAAACCAAGTGGATTGTTAGTCCATAAATCGTTTTATGCGCGCGATGCAAAAGTTTATGCGATTCAAGAATTGAGAAATCAAATAGGAGGGCAACACGTTTATCCTATTCATCGGTTAGATCGCAAAACATCTGGTGTCTTGTTATTTGCGTTGGACAAGGATGTTTTAAAAATTATGAATGATCGTTTTGCCACACGCGAAGTCGAAAAAAAATATTTAGCAATTTTACGTGGTTGGTCACCCGAAGAACTAACGATTGATTATGATTTAACCAATGATGATGGCATTATACAAAATGCAATAACCTACTTTCATCGATTGCAAACTACCGAAATTGAGTTAGAATTTAACAATAAACCTACGTCACGATATTGTTTGGTAGAAGCGATTCCTGAAACGGGACGGATGCATCAATTACGAAAACATTTCAAACATATTTTTCATCCCATTTTAGGAAGTCGGCCACATGGTTGTAACAAACAAAATAAATTATGGTTGGAGCATTTTGAAGTGAAAGGAATGATGCTTCATGCACATCAGTTAATTTTTAATCATCCCATAACAAATGAACCACTTATCTTGAATGCAAAGATTAATGAAGAGTTTAGCAGAGTAGGTACTATTCTTAATCTGGATTTGAATACGTATGAATAG
- a CDS encoding DEAD/DEAH box helicase, whose protein sequence is MSFNSLGLSDALLKAISKKGYTTPSPIQQKAIPPILEGKDVLASAQTGTGKTAGFTLPILQLLSQGQHLSRRPIRALILTPTRELAAQILANIKEYSEFVDLKSTVIFGGVNQNPQVTQLRQGVDILVATPGRLIDLQNQGLISLAKVEILVLDEADRMLDMGFLRDIERILKVLPTKRQNLLFSATFSKDIKKLAMGILHHPVHVEATPENTTVDAITQIVYPVAKEKKTELIIKLITEGNWKQILVFTRTKQGANKLTESMISAGIKAAAIHGNKGQGARTKALAGFKDGSLTALVATDIAARGLDIPLLPHVVNFELPNIPEDYVHRIGRTGRAGASGEAISLFSPDETVFLRDIEKLVGLNLPKENIKGFEPDPNASKEPIKQGQGRQQRDSTPRKPKTDTTNRSSNNSFGPRRPSQNNDRRSNR, encoded by the coding sequence ATGTCATTTAACTCATTAGGTTTATCTGATGCTTTACTTAAAGCCATCAGCAAAAAAGGGTACACAACTCCCTCTCCAATACAACAAAAAGCAATTCCCCCAATATTAGAAGGTAAAGATGTTTTAGCATCTGCACAAACAGGAACAGGAAAAACAGCCGGTTTTACACTACCTATTTTACAACTATTATCACAAGGGCAACACTTAAGTCGCAGACCTATTCGTGCCTTAATATTGACGCCAACGAGAGAATTAGCTGCACAAATATTGGCTAATATCAAAGAATACAGTGAATTTGTAGACCTAAAAAGCACCGTAATTTTTGGAGGTGTAAACCAGAATCCACAAGTAACACAACTGCGTCAGGGAGTTGATATTTTAGTGGCCACTCCAGGTCGATTAATCGATTTGCAAAACCAAGGTTTAATATCACTTGCCAAAGTGGAAATCTTAGTTTTAGATGAGGCTGACCGTATGCTGGACATGGGATTTTTACGAGACATCGAACGAATATTGAAAGTGTTGCCTACTAAAAGACAAAACTTACTATTTTCGGCAACTTTTTCAAAAGACATCAAGAAATTGGCGATGGGTATTTTGCACCATCCCGTTCATGTGGAAGCAACACCGGAAAACACTACTGTTGATGCTATTACACAAATAGTGTATCCTGTTGCCAAAGAGAAAAAAACTGAACTGATTATTAAATTGATTACAGAAGGAAACTGGAAGCAAATTTTGGTTTTTACCCGTACCAAACAAGGCGCTAATAAATTGACAGAGAGCATGATTAGTGCCGGAATCAAAGCAGCAGCCATTCATGGAAATAAAGGACAAGGTGCCCGTACAAAAGCCTTAGCCGGTTTCAAAGACGGAAGCCTAACCGCTTTAGTGGCTACAGATATTGCCGCACGAGGTCTGGACATCCCGTTATTACCGCATGTTGTCAATTTTGAATTGCCTAACATTCCCGAAGATTACGTTCACCGCATTGGTAGAACCGGAAGAGCTGGAGCAAGCGGAGAAGCTATTTCGCTATTCAGTCCGGACGAAACGGTCTTTTTGCGTGATATAGAAAAATTAGTGGGTTTAAATTTGCCTAAAGAAAATATCAAAGGTTTCGAACCCGATCCTAACGCTTCCAAAGAACCAATCAAACAAGGGCAAGGAAGACAACAACGCGATTCAACTCCGCGAAAACCAAAAACCGACACTACAAACCGAAGCAGCAATAACAGTTTTGGTCCAAGACGCCCAAGTCAAAATAATGACAGACGTTCTAATAGATAA
- a CDS encoding neutral zinc metallopeptidase produces the protein MKWIGRRQSDNVEDRRGMSSGGKTIVGGGIIGIIILLLNVFGGENGQMLTPILEQMNQGQNAPTEQRELTVEEKKLAEFPKTVFADTEDIWGKIFSENNMQYKNPGMVLFTGAVETACGGASSASGPFYCPGDQKVYMDLDFFDELQTKFGAKGGDFAIAYVIAHEVGHHVQHLLGTSDKMREMQAGKSEAEANKLSVALELQADFYAGVWTKYNQENLDIDDIDEALSAAQAVGDDAIQSKMQGHIVPESFTHGTSEQRKFWFMKGYKTGDIKQGDTFAEIR, from the coding sequence ATGAAATGGATAGGACGCCGTCAAAGTGACAACGTAGAAGATAGAAGAGGCATGTCGTCAGGGGGTAAGACCATTGTTGGGGGCGGAATAATAGGAATTATAATTCTATTATTAAATGTTTTTGGAGGAGAAAATGGTCAAATGCTGACTCCTATATTAGAACAAATGAATCAGGGGCAAAATGCTCCTACTGAACAAAGAGAATTGACTGTTGAGGAAAAAAAATTAGCTGAATTTCCTAAAACTGTTTTCGCCGATACCGAAGACATTTGGGGAAAGATATTTAGTGAAAATAATATGCAGTATAAAAATCCTGGAATGGTTTTATTTACTGGTGCTGTTGAAACAGCCTGTGGAGGAGCATCCTCAGCTTCAGGCCCTTTCTATTGCCCCGGAGATCAAAAAGTCTATATGGATTTAGACTTTTTTGATGAATTACAAACTAAATTTGGCGCTAAAGGGGGAGACTTTGCAATAGCCTATGTAATTGCTCATGAGGTAGGACATCATGTGCAACATTTATTAGGCACTTCTGATAAAATGAGAGAAATGCAAGCAGGAAAAAGCGAGGCTGAAGCTAATAAATTATCAGTGGCATTGGAGTTACAAGCTGATTTTTATGCAGGAGTATGGACAAAATACAATCAAGAAAACCTTGACATTGACGATATTGACGAAGCTCTAAGCGCTGCTCAGGCAGTAGGTGACGATGCCATTCAAAGTAAAATGCAAGGACATATTGTACCGGAATCTTTTACACACGGCACCTCTGAACAACGCAAATTTTGGTTCATGAAAGGTTATAAAACAGGTGATATCAAACAAGGAGATACTTTTGCAGAAATAAGATAA